From a single Parambassis ranga chromosome 2, fParRan2.1, whole genome shotgun sequence genomic region:
- the LOC114446652 gene encoding leucine-rich repeat-containing protein 4-like isoform X2, with the protein MSLLGRVAVHRARKAALLCVVFLMAQAWSSASLALAGEVVSQGPQGCPPQCSCSNQQGKVVCTRRGLTRVPPGIPANTRHLNLMENAIEAVQADSFRHLHHLEVLQLGRNAIRQIEVGAFNGLTSLNTLELFDNRLTVVPSGAFEYLSKLRELWLRNNPIESIPSYAFNRVPSLMRLDLGELRKLEYISEGAFEGLQNLKYLNLGMCNIRGDMPNLSPLKGLEELEISENYFPEIRPSSFKGLRSLKKLWVMNSQITVIERNAFDDLSSLVELNLAHNNLSAVPHDLFSPLRYLVELHLHHNPWNCGCDSVWLARWLREYIPTNSTCCGRCHSPATMRGRQLVEVDRGEGAATQCSAPFIADAPRDLNISAGRVAELRCRTAPMSSVRWLLPNGTILTHASGNPRISVLNDGTLNFSNVLAADTGTYTCMVSNAAGNSNASAYLNVSAAELNTSNLSYFTTVTVEVLGPTTEMPKPKTTTTTAAGAGPVFISTPTVLLQNTDSSSGAAKPSVLPGIQGATSKPGKSGPSLDEVMKTTKIIIGCFVAVTLLAAVMLIAFYKLRKRHQQRSTVAAARTVEIIQVDEEDLPPPASAAQESALTLPEIRDHTKYNTYKPTGHGAKWTENNVGNSLPRTLPSTITAMAEPFVIKTHTKEKVQETQI; encoded by the exons ATGAGTCTCCTGGGGCGGGTAGCTGTGCATCGTGCCAGGAAAGCCGCCCTGCTCTGTGTAGTCTTCCTGATGGCGCAAGCGTGGAGCAGCGCCTCCCTGGCCTTGGCGGGGGAGGTGGTGTCTCAAGGACCCCAGGGCTGTCCACCGCAGTGTTCCTGCAGTAATCAGCAGGGGAAAGTGGTGTGCACCCGTCGTGGCCTCACCCGTGTACCCCCTGGGATTCCTGCCAACACGCGACACCTCAATCTAATGGAAAACGCCATTGAGGCGGTGCAGGCTGACTCCTTCCGCCATCTGCACCACCTTGAGGTGCTCCAGCTTGGGCGAAATGCCATACGGCAGATTGAGGTGGGCGCGTTCAATGGACTTACCAGCCTCAACACATTGGAGCTGTTTGACAACCGGTTGACAGTGGTGCCCAGTGGGGCCTTTGAGTACCTGTCTAAACTAAGAGAACTATGGCTGAGGAACAACCCCATTGAGAGTATTCCCTCTTACGCCTTCAACCGGGTGCCCTCACTGATGCGACTGGATCTAGGAGAGTTAAGGAAACTGGAGTACATCTCAGAAGGAGCTTTTGAGGGCCTACAAAACCTCAAGTACCTCAATCTGGGGATGTGCAACATAAGGGGTGACATGCCAAACCTAAGCCCCCTCAAAggactggaggagctggagattTCGGAAAACTACTTTCCAGAGATAAGGCCAAGCTCTTTCAAAGGTCTACGCTCACTGAAAAAGCTCTGGGTGATGAACTCACAAATTACAGTAATAGAGCGCAATGCTTTTGATGACCTTTCTTCATTGGTGGAGCTTAATCTTGCCCATAATAATCTGAGCGCTGTGCCACATGATCTGTTCTCCCCGCTCAGGTACCTGGTGgagctccaccttcaccataaCCCCTGGAACTGTGGCTGTGATTCTGTATGGTTAGCACGCTGGCTAAGGGAGTACATCCCTACTAACTCAACTTGCTGTGGACGCTGTCACTCACCTGCCACCATGAGAGGGCGACAGCTAGTTGAGGTGGACAGAGGTGAGGGCGCTGCAACCCAGTGTTCTGCACCATTCATTGCTGATGCACCAAGGGACTTGAACATTTCAGCAGGGCGAGTGGCTGAACTTCGTTGCCGTACAGCCCCAATGTCTTCAGTGCGCTGGCTCCTACCCAACGGAACTATCCTGACACATGCCTCGGGCAACCCAAGAATATCAGTCCTCAATGATGGTACACTTAATTTCTCAAATGTCCTGGCAGCAGATACAGGCACTTACACCTGCATGGTGTCCAATGCAGCTGGGAACTCCAATGCTTCAGCCTACCTCAACGTGAGTGCAGCTGAGCTTAACACATCTAACCTGAGTTACTTTACCACAGTGACAGTGGAGGTCTTGGGGCCAACCACTGAGATGCCCAAACCTAAAACTACAACAACCACTGCTGCAGGTGCTGGG CCAGTCTTCATCTCCACACCAACTGTgctgctgcaaaacactgacagttCATCAGGTGCAGCTAAGCCATCTGTCTTGCCAGGAATCCAAGGTGCCACTAGCAAGCCAGGCAAGTCTGGCCCTAGCCTGGATGAAGTGATGAAAACCACAAAGATCATAATTGGTTGCTTTGTGGCAGTgacactgctggctgctgtcATGCTCATTGCATTCTACAAATTAAGAAAGCGCCACCAGCAGAGGAGTACAGTTGCAGCTGCCCGCACTGTTGAGATTATCCAGGTGGATGAGGAGGATCTTCCACCACCAGCATCTGCAGCCCAAGAGTCAGCTCTCACATTGCCTGAAATCCGGGACCATA CCAAATATAACACCTATAAACCAACTGGTCATGGGGCTAAATGGACAGAAAACAATGTTGGGAATTCTTTGCCTCGAACCTTGCCCAGCACCATCACAGCAATGGCTGAGCCCTTTGTCATAAAAACTCACACCAAGGAGAAGGTCCAGGAGACTCAAATTTGA
- the LOC114446652 gene encoding leucine-rich repeat-containing protein 4-like isoform X1, with translation MSLLGRVAVHRARKAALLCVVFLMAQAWSSASLALAGEVVSQGPQGCPPQCSCSNQQGKVVCTRRGLTRVPPGIPANTRHLNLMENAIEAVQADSFRHLHHLEVLQLGRNAIRQIEVGAFNGLTSLNTLELFDNRLTVVPSGAFEYLSKLRELWLRNNPIESIPSYAFNRVPSLMRLDLGELRKLEYISEGAFEGLQNLKYLNLGMCNIRGDMPNLSPLKGLEELEISENYFPEIRPSSFKGLRSLKKLWVMNSQITVIERNAFDDLSSLVELNLAHNNLSAVPHDLFSPLRYLVELHLHHNPWNCGCDSVWLARWLREYIPTNSTCCGRCHSPATMRGRQLVEVDRGEGAATQCSAPFIADAPRDLNISAGRVAELRCRTAPMSSVRWLLPNGTILTHASGNPRISVLNDGTLNFSNVLAADTGTYTCMVSNAAGNSNASAYLNVSAAELNTSNLSYFTTVTVEVLGPTTEMPKPKTTTTTAAGAGVAGGGGGGVGLGTTTTTASPSVFQPVFISTPTVLLQNTDSSSGAAKPSVLPGIQGATSKPGKSGPSLDEVMKTTKIIIGCFVAVTLLAAVMLIAFYKLRKRHQQRSTVAAARTVEIIQVDEEDLPPPASAAQESALTLPEIRDHNSIHKLDFISHKTDYSFHKPKAEYKPQPDFTLHKPKAEYTTYKPNMDFSSHKSMPDYSTHRSTPDFSLHRPKPDYSPFRQDYITHKPKAEYSPFKPDFGTHPKIKSDYSPFKPDYSTHPRQKTDFSPFKRDYNTQPKPKHDYSPLKSDYNIQHKPKAEYSPFKPDFGTHPRPKPDYSPFKPDYSTQPKSKTDYSAQRSKTDSMYKTKDHYTPHKTATDYSAFKTDFSPHKVDYSAFKSDFSPHTQRPKLDYSPHKLDYSPHKVDYNTLKPKYNTYKPTGHGAKWTENNVGNSLPRTLPSTITAMAEPFVIKTHTKEKVQETQI, from the coding sequence ATGAGTCTCCTGGGGCGGGTAGCTGTGCATCGTGCCAGGAAAGCCGCCCTGCTCTGTGTAGTCTTCCTGATGGCGCAAGCGTGGAGCAGCGCCTCCCTGGCCTTGGCGGGGGAGGTGGTGTCTCAAGGACCCCAGGGCTGTCCACCGCAGTGTTCCTGCAGTAATCAGCAGGGGAAAGTGGTGTGCACCCGTCGTGGCCTCACCCGTGTACCCCCTGGGATTCCTGCCAACACGCGACACCTCAATCTAATGGAAAACGCCATTGAGGCGGTGCAGGCTGACTCCTTCCGCCATCTGCACCACCTTGAGGTGCTCCAGCTTGGGCGAAATGCCATACGGCAGATTGAGGTGGGCGCGTTCAATGGACTTACCAGCCTCAACACATTGGAGCTGTTTGACAACCGGTTGACAGTGGTGCCCAGTGGGGCCTTTGAGTACCTGTCTAAACTAAGAGAACTATGGCTGAGGAACAACCCCATTGAGAGTATTCCCTCTTACGCCTTCAACCGGGTGCCCTCACTGATGCGACTGGATCTAGGAGAGTTAAGGAAACTGGAGTACATCTCAGAAGGAGCTTTTGAGGGCCTACAAAACCTCAAGTACCTCAATCTGGGGATGTGCAACATAAGGGGTGACATGCCAAACCTAAGCCCCCTCAAAggactggaggagctggagattTCGGAAAACTACTTTCCAGAGATAAGGCCAAGCTCTTTCAAAGGTCTACGCTCACTGAAAAAGCTCTGGGTGATGAACTCACAAATTACAGTAATAGAGCGCAATGCTTTTGATGACCTTTCTTCATTGGTGGAGCTTAATCTTGCCCATAATAATCTGAGCGCTGTGCCACATGATCTGTTCTCCCCGCTCAGGTACCTGGTGgagctccaccttcaccataaCCCCTGGAACTGTGGCTGTGATTCTGTATGGTTAGCACGCTGGCTAAGGGAGTACATCCCTACTAACTCAACTTGCTGTGGACGCTGTCACTCACCTGCCACCATGAGAGGGCGACAGCTAGTTGAGGTGGACAGAGGTGAGGGCGCTGCAACCCAGTGTTCTGCACCATTCATTGCTGATGCACCAAGGGACTTGAACATTTCAGCAGGGCGAGTGGCTGAACTTCGTTGCCGTACAGCCCCAATGTCTTCAGTGCGCTGGCTCCTACCCAACGGAACTATCCTGACACATGCCTCGGGCAACCCAAGAATATCAGTCCTCAATGATGGTACACTTAATTTCTCAAATGTCCTGGCAGCAGATACAGGCACTTACACCTGCATGGTGTCCAATGCAGCTGGGAACTCCAATGCTTCAGCCTACCTCAACGTGAGTGCAGCTGAGCTTAACACATCTAACCTGAGTTACTTTACCACAGTGACAGTGGAGGTCTTGGGGCCAACCACTGAGATGCCCAAACCTAAAACTACAACAACCACTGCTGCAGGTGCTGGGgttgcaggaggaggaggaggaggagttggcCTAGGAACAACAACTACAACAGCCTCTCCTTCTGTGTTTCAGCCAGTCTTCATCTCCACACCAACTGTgctgctgcaaaacactgacagttCATCAGGTGCAGCTAAGCCATCTGTCTTGCCAGGAATCCAAGGTGCCACTAGCAAGCCAGGCAAGTCTGGCCCTAGCCTGGATGAAGTGATGAAAACCACAAAGATCATAATTGGTTGCTTTGTGGCAGTgacactgctggctgctgtcATGCTCATTGCATTCTACAAATTAAGAAAGCGCCACCAGCAGAGGAGTACAGTTGCAGCTGCCCGCACTGTTGAGATTATCCAGGTGGATGAGGAGGATCTTCCACCACCAGCATCTGCAGCCCAAGAGTCAGCTCTCACATTGCCTGAAATCCGGGACCATAACAGCATACACAAACTGGACTTTATCAGCCACAAGACTGACTACAGCTTTCACAAACCCAAGGCTGAATACAAACCCCAGCCTGATTTCACTCTACACAAGCCGAAGGCTGAGTATACCACATATAAACCAAATATGGACTTCAGCAGCCACAAATCCATGCCAGATTACAGCACTCACAGATCAACGCCAGATTTTAGCCTTCACAGACCAAAGCCTGACTATAGCCCATTCAGACAGGACTACATCACTCACAAACCTAAAGCAGAATACAGTCCTTTCAAACCAGACTTTGGCACACACCCGAAAATTAAATCAGACTACAGCCCCTTCAAGCCAGATTACAGTACTCATCCAAGGCAGAAAACTGACTTCAGTCCATTCAAACGAGACTACAACACCCAACCGAAACCTAAACATGACTACAGCCCACTAAAATCGGACTACAACATACAACATAAACCTAAAGCTGAATACAGTCCATTCAAGCCTGACTTTGGGACTCACCCAAGACCTAAACCTGATTACAGTCCGTTTAAGCCTGACTATAGCACTCAGCCTAAGTCCAAAACAGACTACAGTGCCCAGAGATCCAAAACAGACAGTATGTACAAAACCAAGGACCATTACACTCCCCATAAGACTGCAACTGATTACAGCGCCTTCAAGACAGACTTCAGCCCCCACAAAGTGGATTACAGCGCCTTCAAGTCTGACTTTAGTCCACACACTCAGAGACCGAAACTTGATTACAGTCCACACAAACTGGACTACAGCCCCCACAAAGTGGACTACAACACTCTAAAGCCCAAATATAACACCTATAAACCAACTGGTCATGGGGCTAAATGGACAGAAAACAATGTTGGGAATTCTTTGCCTCGAACCTTGCCCAGCACCATCACAGCAATGGCTGAGCCCTTTGTCATAAAAACTCACACCAAGGAGAAGGTCCAGGAGACTCAAATTTGA